The Erigeron canadensis isolate Cc75 chromosome 4, C_canadensis_v1, whole genome shotgun sequence genome window below encodes:
- the LOC122596329 gene encoding transcription factor TRY-like isoform X2, producing MSNNHEFEVSSKKWEFINLSDQEEDLVYRMHKLVGNRWDLIAGRIPGRKPEEIERFWLMRHNEVFRNLRTQTNNKFKVKVVQRNLRN from the exons ATGAGCAACAATCATGAGTTTGAAG TGAGCAGTAAAAAATGGGAGTTTATCAACTTGAGCGATCAAGAAGAAGATTTGGTATACCGAATGCACAAACTCGTCGGTAACAG GTGGGATTTGATTGCTGGCAGAATTCCAGGTCGAAAACCTGAAGAAATTGAAAGATTTTGGTTGATGAGACATAATGAAGTTTTTAGAAACCTACGAACACAAACCaataacaa GTTTAAAGTTAAAGTGGTTCAAAGAAATTTGAGGAACTAA
- the LOC122596329 gene encoding transcription factor TRY-like isoform X1: MSNNHEFEEVSSKKWEFINLSDQEEDLVYRMHKLVGNRWDLIAGRIPGRKPEEIERFWLMRHNEVFRNLRTQTNNKFKVKVVQRNLRN, from the exons ATGAGCAACAATCATGAGTTTGAAG AAGTGAGCAGTAAAAAATGGGAGTTTATCAACTTGAGCGATCAAGAAGAAGATTTGGTATACCGAATGCACAAACTCGTCGGTAACAG GTGGGATTTGATTGCTGGCAGAATTCCAGGTCGAAAACCTGAAGAAATTGAAAGATTTTGGTTGATGAGACATAATGAAGTTTTTAGAAACCTACGAACACAAACCaataacaa GTTTAAAGTTAAAGTGGTTCAAAGAAATTTGAGGAACTAA